AGGCTCAACGTGAAATGCAAAAACAACAGGAGATGCAAAATGTGTTGAGCGAAATTGAATAAAAAGATCCTACCTAAAgcggtctacacaccaaagctgCTGGCTTGACGGCATCCCTCTCCACTCACTCAGTTGCCTgccggctttcatagagtatttggcaattactagaacaccacatgccgcggcTGTCTTGCCGCCGGCATTGCCGCCGGCAAAGTCGTTCGGCTTGGACATTCTGAAACCGCCGGGTTAacccgccgggctgtgccgccgggtcagcggctttggtgtgtagaccgcTTTACCCTACCAACCTTCTAGTAATCTAGTACCTACTTCAAACTATCCTTTCTATGTTTTTTTCTCTAATTAGTTCTCTTATTATTACTGGCTACCTGGAACCTGCGCTCATTAGATCAAGTTCATCAAGTGTATGTGTGTATAATTAAAGCTGTGTGGTAAAATTAGGCTTtagaatatgtattttttattaataatttaaataaatgtctaTTTGACGAATTATTCGTTTTTCTCTTCTTTTTCTTTGCTGTTCTGAGTAGGTAATGACCAACTTTTCGATGTGGCCTGTTGTTAGGCCTCGAGGTTTATAACTTTGCTTGGTAGATCGGGTATATCTTGTACCTATGGCCAGTGGCGGTTTACTGAAAAAGAAACTAAATTTCTAGGCCCTCTAGATTTTTTGTTTCCGTTTCTTAAATACATTCAGCTAATATGGATAAGTACATtggtaattgaatattttaaaagtagcGGATTTCAATATTGCTACACAAAGGTGAGGCCTGTGCGCCGCAGTGCGATCGCGCAGCGCCGCACAGCGGTAAACCTTGGAACAATCGACGGCTGCCATCTTGAAAACGCGTTTTTTGGTGATACCAGTCTTAAAAAcataagtaattaatgttttttttggtaCACGCTGGTAAAACAAATAAGTTTGTTGTTCGGAAAGCGAAgatgtaggtataaataaattttcactaaaagttaattatgtgttttgtttttacttttgttaGGAAACTTAGTACATTTTAGGCAGTCCCTGGACTGCACAATATTACGAAGTTGTGCAAAATTAACGTTTAGGATTAATATTGTTTGTAGATCGTGCAATGATTTTGCAGTGAACAGCATTTTAATTCCACagtatttttatagtaatattgtatatttatattgacCGTCTAGGAAGTTCCTTACAATGAGGTCTCTAAAAACTCGAGTTTGGAATTTTGGATATTGATGTACAAAtacgaaaaataatataattttttttattgagatgAATTtgattaaacaaataatattgatgaatttatgtttatattttggtgctttaaataaaatgtgtaacattTATTAATCGAAATTTTACTTTAGTCAATTATCTTGATTTAGTAAGTCTGTGGTGTCTGTTTTGGTCACATCACTATCATTTAGCAACATGGCTGATTTGCTTGGCCTAGCATTCCAAATAGGTTAACGTTGTGTTCTAAGTTTTTCTGTTTGTACATATAGCATTGTTTGGtggtacttataaataaatttgtgTGTTGTGTAGTTGTGAAGAGAGCCGTATATAATGTTATAGTGTATTTCATAAGCATAAGGTAAGAATAATAATACAAACGACTGTCTAATTGGCCATATTTAGTTGATTCTCAAATGGCCGAGATTGTAATGAACTTGTTTCTTTAATTAGGTATCGAAGTATTAAACCATGGATTTCGGACACCCTCCGCCGAATTTGGGGATGCCTCCTCCTGGCATGGGTATGGGCATGGGCATGGGACCACCCATGGGTCCGCCCGGTAGAAACAACATTCGTCATAATTTTAGACCGTTCAACTACCAGATGCGGTTTCCACCTCAAGGGCCACTGAACATGACTCAAGATGATTTCGATGGTAAACGCTTACGTAAATCCGTTATGCGAAAAACTGTAGATTATAATGCTGCTATTATAAAAGCTTTAGAATGTCGCGTTTGGCAGAGGGACTGGCGGGACAGGCACGCGCTGCAACCCGACGCTATGTACACACCTGATCTGTTACCGCCACCCTCTTATCCCGATAACCCTATTAATGCTGTCACTACTCGATTTGTTAAAACTGCTACCAACAAAATGAGATGTCCAATTTTTGCGGTGGCTTGGACGCCGGAGGGTCGTCGTTTGATCACTGGGGCATCATCTGGAGAATTCACACTATGGAATGGGTTAACATTTAACTTTGAAACAATACTACAAGCTCATGATTCCCCTGTGAGGTCAATGGTTTGGTCTCATGGTGAAGGCTGGATGGTAACTGGTGATCATTCAGGATTTATCAAATATTGGCAAAGTAATATGAACAATGTTAAAATGTATCAGGCACATAAAGAAGCTGTTAGAGGTATTAGTTTCAGTCCTAGTGATTCTAAAATTGTTACATGTTCTGACGATGGCACATTGCGAATATTTGATTTCTATAGATGTCAAGAAGAAAGAATATTGAGAGGTCATGGTGCTGATGTTAAATGTGTACAATGGCATCCCACCAAAGCACTCATTGTGTCAGGGAGCAAAGACAATCAACAACCAATAAAATTATGGGACCCCAAATCTGGGACAGCTTTGTCCACTCTGCATGCACATAAGTCTACAGTAATGGATCTGAAATGGAATGATAATGGCAATTGGCTCATAACAGCATCTCGTGAccatttacttaaattatttgatatCCGTAAATTAGGAACAGAGCTACAAATATTCAGAGGTCATAAGAAAGAAGCCTCTAGTGTAGTTTGGCATCCTACTCATGAGGGTTTGTTTTGCTCAGGTGGTTCTGATGGAGCTATCTTATTCTGGAATGTGGGGACTGATAAGGAAGTAGGTTGTATTGAAGGAGCTCATGAATCTATTGTCTGGACAATGGCCTGGCACCCTCTTGGTCACATATTATGCTCAGGATCTAATGACCATACATCAAAGTTTTGGACTCGAAACCGTCCTGGAGATCTTATGAGAGACAAATATAACCTCAACACATTACCACCAGGTGTTCAGGATGACCATGACTTAGAAGAACCAGCAATTATACCTGGCATGGGTCCTGAGGATAAGGTTGAAATATTCTCCTCTGATACTGATAAGGTCATTCCAGGTTTGGATTTGGATACCACTTTTGTTCCAATGGAGTTTGAGAAAAAGGTGAAAAAGGTACCATACAGTAAACCTATTCCTAGAAACTTCCAAGCACAGTGGAATCATGGGCCAACTAATGATGATGCCGCTACTGAAGCATTGACTCAAGCATTAGTTGAATCTGTGCCAGGTGCTATACCTCTGCAGCAAATAACACCATcagctatatttatttatgggaAACTTATTCCAGTAGAACCTGGttccaaactggagaaggctaTATCTGATGGTCCTTTATCATTGAAAAAGTACATAGCTTCAGGAGAAATAGAAGAACTGCATGATGTGATGCCTCATTTAGAAGATGATGCTGATGACGATAATTACCAACCATTTGAATACCCTGAACCTGGAAATGAAAATGACAATCCTGATGAAGAAAATAATGAACAGGAAAACTATGATAATTATGATCAAGATAATGAATATTATGATAATGAAATGGATGTGAGTGAACAAAACAATCAAGGCGATGAACAAGGTTTTAACAATGGGCCACCTGAAATGAATAATATGGGATCTATGAACAATATGCCTCCACCAATGGGCAACATGATGCGTCCACCTATGCCAATGGGAAATATGGGTCCAATGGGTCCTCGTCCACCAATGGGACCTATGCATCCTATGGGTCCAATGCATATGCCGCCGCCACACATTGCCAACATGATGGGTAATATGCCTCCAATGGGTAACATGCCACCCATGGGTAACATGCCACCAATGGGTAATATGCCAGCACGTCCACCTTTTCCCGATAATGGATTTAATAAACCGCACTTCGACTCTGGGTATGATAATCAACAATACTCACAAAATGATGAGGATTACAATGAAGATGAATCATCCTATGATCAAAACTATGATGACGATGGTTATAATAATGACGACAATGGAGACGACGGatacaataacaacaatatGCGGAATCAGAGATGGGAGGGTGGCTATAGAGGGCGCGGGCAAGGGCGCGGCAGAAGTCGCGGCATAAACGGCCATGGTGGGCGAAACAACTGGAGGGGTAACAGCGGCTCACGCGGCACTTCCAGAGGTCGCCGCGGCGGCGGTGCCAACAGGAGCTTTAGAAGAGGCGGCAAACCCGTACCTAACTAGCACAGCGCCGCTTTGTTCAACCTTAATAtagactttattattattaatttcttacGTTTTAATCGAGACTTCGAGACGTGTTTCGAAAGTGTTAAGACAATACAGTGATGATGTTGCAAAAGGttgtacataatttttatttacgccttgtattttattttgataagctaaacacataataaaatttatattatgtcACAAAACATTAGATTTTTGTACAGGTGTGTTTTCATCTAAATTGCTGCAATCATTGGTAAGTTAATCAGTTTCTTGTGTATTAATACTGTTGTCCAAATGTTAACATGTTATTTGTTATCGTATCAGGTAATTGTTTGGTCAAGAAGAAAAGGGAACATCGTCGTCGGTGTATTCCGGAGTCGGGCACAGCAGCAGGTCGTAGAAACACTCATCTTACGTCTGGATGATATACGTCGTGCGATCATCTCTACATCTTCACCATTCTTATAGTAAGAGCCTGGtattttttgaatttgttttgtcaataataaagaaataaagaatctCAAATGAATAAAGTTTTACCCAATAtccaattttgtaataaaatatatttgacagATTGGGgttgaaataaatgattaataaatgaataaatatcaCCCTGTCCAAGGGCCCTCCTGTCCTTATCGTGCTAGTCAGTACCAACATTATTGTTAAACATAAATGTGCGCCAGTGGttatgttttgaaattaacCCTTTATGTTGCcattattcaatattttgtaatgGCGTTAGGTTGCCGAATTTGTTTATAATTCTTTagaatatcaataatattttttgttgttttctgaTATTTAGCGGTTAAACATTCTGAACGAATTGATTGGAAATTTTCCCATCGCCACGTTGTATGTCCATAGTAAAAAGCATTGCAGTATTTATGAGAAAGTGGAATATTTATAATGCGACGTAAAATTACCTGTTCGTGATGATTACGCTGTTTTTATGTGGCATTGCTATGCATGCCATACTGTGAAGACtaagcattatttttttttttatagtaaaacaTCGACGTTTACATTaatgaaaaaaacgaaaatattttgtgcatattGCTTAGGCACCAGCTTCTACCAACGGTTTCACTCGAATCCTATCGTGGATTTCGAGTTCCCTTCTATGCTCATCTTATCATCCattacttcataaaaaaatagtctATCCCGAAGTCATCGGGACTAATTTCGATTaacattatataggtacataaaacatGATTTGTTCTTTCAAATgttaccattatttttatttacatgcatTAAAATCATTTTGCGTGAGTACAATTTAGGACAGCTGTGAGCTAATTGAAGTTTTAGTAGTTGTACAAAGTACAGTTTATTGATGTCAATCGCGCGCGCAGTCAGCAGTTCCACGCTGACCCaaatatttagttataatattaaaattattataaagttagTTAACGATCGGTCACCAACCAAGCCGCGTTTGCTCATACCATTAACCATTAACATTTTAACAACCAATATACCATATTTCTACCATACGagtttttactatttatttgttgGATTTACGCCCAACAGTAGTTCAGTTCAGAATATGTAAGGTAGCTGCTGTTTATAggtcgtaaaatattttatgacaatatacTGACTCTCCCGCACATACCAAAATTCCTTTTCCCTTGGACAATCATCGAACTTGGGTCAATAGCTATATTTCAACTAAGTAACCATAGGAGGTTTGATTGATAACACAACATTgttgaatgaataaaattttgaaaattcaaagGGTTTCATTTGATACCGTCGTCAACCTACATCAATaaagaattgttgagaaatgaaatgtagttttaattttttttacgtttCGCCCCTGCCTTGTTTGCTAGACACAAATAGTCAACATAAGTTTCTTTTGTTCCAGATGACCCCTTGGCGATGGTTGAGTTGGCTGTTAATGATATTAGCATGTCGAGCGAGCCAATTCGACAATGGTGGCGACAAAAACGCTATAACAGATATGAACGACAATGCTACAGAACACCTTGAAGCTATTAATGGCACGCCAAACTATAGACTGATTAAACCAGACAAGAGTCCGCAGTGGTTCCCGGAGCCGCAGATCAAGCTCGACAGCTGCGTGAGGAGAGCTCAATGCGAACCACTCAACAAGACGAATTGCTTGGGGACAAGGCTGCCCTATGACAAAACGAGTATTCACCTCACGTTACATGAAAATCAGTATCAAATTCAGACTCAACTGGAACTCTATAGAGAACTAATAAATGTGCCAAACTGCTGGGCCGTTATACAGCCTTTGCTTTGCTCCACTTTCATGCCCAAATGCGAACGAATACTGGGCCAAGACATGGTTTATTTGCCCTCGTATGAAATGTGCAAGATTACAATGGAGCCATGTTCGATACTGTACAATACCTCGTACTTTCCGTCCTTTTTGAAATGCAATGTTACATTGTTTCCTTCGAGATGTGAGAATGCAGTGAGGGAGTTGAAATTCAATACTAGTGGGAAATGTCTGCCGCCCCTTATACATACGGATAAACCGTTGCATTTTTATGAAGGTGAGTTTGGTGAACTGAGTGATTTCTATGTCATAAATGAACCTTTGCATTCTAAACGCTGGTTTATATTCTAGGAATATCGGGATGCGGCCTGCCGTGCCGGGACCCGCTGTACACTGAAGACGAGCACCAACAGATACACCGCCTTGTGGCGTGGGGCGCAGGCGTGTGTCTCGCGCTCAACCTGCTGACTGTGGCCACGTTCCTGATAGACTGGCGTAGCGCCAACAAGTACCCTGCACTGGTCATCTTCTATATAAACGTGTGCTTCGCTGTCGCATCTATGGGGTACGTCCGACTtcaatggccttactacaaaaactttaacaactgttttacacttgtctaaaaaaaatgtgtctccaaaatgaaccttatgtcaacgtcataatttgacatttttttagacaagtcttaaactgacgttaaaaagtttttgtggtaagacggtaaatattTATCTAACTTAGTACTATGTAATGCGATTCGATTACTTTAATGCGAAGTGCAATAGTGGGAGACAAAGATACAACCCGAGATATGTCATGGTGCCGTCCTTATTCCACGCTACGAAGTGTCACATTATGGTCCTAATAAAGTTGACGGTGTTGACTTATTGACCCAACAGCCACGTCggtctttaatttaattaagccCATTCTCATGAGATCAATTAACGTTTTCCATTTATGGTAGACACTTTCGCAACTGTCatggttttaaattattatgttatataACAGTAATAAATCAGTAAAATTATCCAAGGCTgttaagtttttgtatttaCTATCGTATATGTgatcattttattgttgttgtatGACACGTTGACTATTTTATTGAGCGTTAACTATGTAGTCTCAACAGCGATTTATATCACATTTTATTGTCTCATTGTTACAacgttgttttattatgttctaGTTAATGTGATGAATACAAAAATGGTACATTGAAAAAGTTAAacaattaaaagtaatttataaaagtTAGGGTTATTCAATTATTTAGGAGACTATTTTGAGATCCAAAAAATCGATATCTTATGACCCAAAATATTCTAGAAGGCGACATCAGTTTTATTGTCtgtcacatatttttttttacaggtGGCTGATTCAATTCGGCGTAGGATCACGTGATGACATTGTCTGCTCAAAAGACGGCACCAGGCGACAAGGCGAACCTTCTGCCGAGGAAAACCTATCCTGCGTCGTAGTTTTTGTActggtaattattttttaagctgAGAGTTTGCGCATCAAAGCATCTGAATACATAACAAAA
This genomic interval from Helicoverpa zea isolate HzStark_Cry1AcR chromosome 18, ilHelZeax1.1, whole genome shotgun sequence contains the following:
- the LOC124639092 gene encoding pre-mRNA 3' end processing protein WDR33 is translated as MDFGHPPPNLGMPPPGMGMGMGMGPPMGPPGRNNIRHNFRPFNYQMRFPPQGPLNMTQDDFDGKRLRKSVMRKTVDYNAAIIKALECRVWQRDWRDRHALQPDAMYTPDLLPPPSYPDNPINAVTTRFVKTATNKMRCPIFAVAWTPEGRRLITGASSGEFTLWNGLTFNFETILQAHDSPVRSMVWSHGEGWMVTGDHSGFIKYWQSNMNNVKMYQAHKEAVRGISFSPSDSKIVTCSDDGTLRIFDFYRCQEERILRGHGADVKCVQWHPTKALIVSGSKDNQQPIKLWDPKSGTALSTLHAHKSTVMDLKWNDNGNWLITASRDHLLKLFDIRKLGTELQIFRGHKKEASSVVWHPTHEGLFCSGGSDGAILFWNVGTDKEVGCIEGAHESIVWTMAWHPLGHILCSGSNDHTSKFWTRNRPGDLMRDKYNLNTLPPGVQDDHDLEEPAIIPGMGPEDKVEIFSSDTDKVIPGLDLDTTFVPMEFEKKVKKVPYSKPIPRNFQAQWNHGPTNDDAATEALTQALVESVPGAIPLQQITPSAIFIYGKLIPVEPGSKLEKAISDGPLSLKKYIASGEIEELHDVMPHLEDDADDDNYQPFEYPEPGNENDNPDEENNEQENYDNYDQDNEYYDNEMDVSEQNNQGDEQGFNNGPPEMNNMGSMNNMPPPMGNMMRPPMPMGNMGPMGPRPPMGPMHPMGPMHMPPPHIANMMGNMPPMGNMPPMGNMPPMGNMPARPPFPDNGFNKPHFDSGYDNQQYSQNDEDYNEDESSYDQNYDDDGYNNDDNGDDGYNNNNMRNQRWEGGYRGRGQGRGRSRGINGHGGRNNWRGNSGSRGTSRGRRGGGANRSFRRGGKPVPN